One window from the genome of Diabrotica virgifera virgifera chromosome 6, PGI_DIABVI_V3a encodes:
- the LOC114349467 gene encoding terminal nucleotidyltransferase 4B-like isoform X2: MAFVPLMYPHEIMLYRLNQEIEHFYRYMSPTYAEDRIRLEVVNRIEKIITTKWPEAKVEIFGSYRTGLYLPTSDIDLVVIGKWTHLPLRTLEQEFLEKDVAVPDSIKVLDKASVPIVKLTDKKTDIKVDISFNMCNGVKSAELIKNFIEKFPVLPKLVYVLKQFLFQRDLNEVFTGGISSYSLILMCISFLQLHPRPDIVQNGHLNVGVLLIEFFELYGRKFNYIKTGIRIRDGGKYLDKDDMQKEMIDGHRPSMLCIEDPLLPTNDIGRSSYGVLTVKRAFEWAYQTLLIEINKPYGHNFVCDSILQRIIKVKDHVIQQRQRLEENIRLRSSRSSSVGSTGSSTEESAASSEGSDVPSRDNSPNINYTPPRQNAMKPRSVSSFSRNKAYKSNHAVNGHNHLSNHSNFHNNSMKRKKSMKQ, encoded by the exons ATGGCATTTGTGCCATTAATGTATCCACACGAGATAATGCTGTACCG TCTAAACCAAGAAATAGAGCATTTCTACCGTTATATGAGTCCAACATACGCCGAAGATAGGATCCGGTTGGAAGTGGTAAATCGCATCGAAAAAATCATCACCACAAAGTGGCCCGAAGCTAAAGTTGAGATTTTCGGATCTTATAGGACAGGGCTATATCTACCGACTAGTGACATTGACCTTGTAGTTATAG GAAAATGGACACATCTACCTTTAAGAACTCTAGAACAAGAATTTTTAGAAAAGGATGTCGCCGTGCCGGACAGTATAAAAGTGTTGGACAAGGCGTCAGTGCCCATCGTCAAGTTAACCGACAAAAAAACGGACATCAAAGTGGACATTTCTTTTAACATGTGTAACGGTGTCAAATCGGCCGAACTCATAAAGAACTTCATCGAAAAATTCCCAGTTTTACCCAAATTAGTATACGTCCTCAAACAATTCCTTTTCCAAAGAGACTTAAACGAAGTGTTCACCGGAGGCATCTCGAGTTATAGTTTGATATTGATGTGCATCAGTTTTCTGCAGCTGCACCCCAGGCCGGACATCGTTCAGAACGGCCACCTCAATGTGGGGGTACTCCTCATCGAGTTCTTCGAGTTATACGGTAGGAAATTCAACTATATTAAGACTGGCATTAGGATACGAGACGGAGGAAAGTATCTCGACAAAGATGATATGCAGAAGGAGATGATCGACGGCCATAGACCTAGTATGTTGTGTATAGAAGACCCTCTTCTGCCGACGAATGATATTGGTAGGAGTAGTTATGGCGTCTTGACG GTTAAGAGGGCGTTCGAATGGGCTTACCAGACTCTTCTCATCGAAATCAACAAGCCATACGGACACAACTTCGTGTGTGACTCCATCCTCCAGAGAATAATCAAGGTGAAAGACCACGTGATCCAGCAAAGGCAACGGCTCGAAGAGAACATCAGATTGAGGTCTTCCCGGTCTTCCAGTGTCGGTTCAACCGGATCGAGTACCGAAGAAAGTGCTGCGAGTTCAGAA GGTTCAGACGTACCATCCAGGGATAACTCACCGAACATCAACTACACCCCACCCCGCCAGAACGCCATGAAGCCTAGAAGCGTCTCATCGTTTAGTAGGAACAAGGCGTACAAGAGTAATCACGCCGTCAATGGACACAATCACCTCTCCAATCATAGCAATTTCCACAACAATTCGATGAAACGCAAAAAATCAATGAAGCAATAA